In Vicia villosa cultivar HV-30 ecotype Madison, WI linkage group LG7, Vvil1.0, whole genome shotgun sequence, the DNA window ATAGAAATGCGAGTGAATGATGTTTACTTTGATGAGAATTAGAACTTCAATTCATTATGTACTAATATTCCCCCGGTTGTTTATGACCACCTGAAAGCGCTCCATATTTGTTTGAATTCTTTGGTACGTAATTAGTTAACATGGAAAGAAAATTTAGACAGTATCGATATTGCTCGGGATGGTTATAACTAGCTCAACAGGCTTGAATTAATGCAATATACAACAAACAATGACTCTTGGAAGTGGGTGTAGTGTAGCATATTCCTGCTCATATAATGTGAAATTCTTTGGATGGATTTACATAAGTCCCTTCCTATGAGATCAATATTGTGTCATCGTGGTATGCTCCAGGAAAATCTATGTCCTAGATGCAATCAGGACGCTGAGACGACTCTACACTGCTTGAGAGACTATGCATTTGCTACTTGTTTCTGGAAATATATTGTTTTCTTGGACCCACTATTCTTTCAATGGGATAGTGATCGCGACAAAGTGGGTATGTCTATGATTATGACTGtaagtgcacagtctatcgcgtagctttaaaagatatcgaacccaaaggactaagaatcgacctaatgTATTCAATTgttactacgtaaatctaaggctaatattTGATTGATTAGGATCATACGGGGGAAACAGGGAaatagaattaaattaaattaagaggGAATTATACCAGTATGCAATGGTCGGACGTCGGGGATCTAGTAAACTATCGACGCGAATCGTAATTTAAAAATACTTCtctgtagaaatcattagtttaaaaaccgtcctctcacactctcgtgtttattgattatgatctcattattaaacctaagtgagctAGGTTAATTAGtcttcatttgttttcaaaaattattttgtgaataaattgTTGGTGATCTCATTATCGACAATGGCTCTATCTTTTTGGCTGCTTGTTGGTGGTTGTTGCGCACTAGGAATAAATTGTTTTGTGAATGAAGTGATATCTTCCTATACTTTGAAATTCATCACATTGAATTATGCAAATCTGTTAGCTAAATGTTTTCTCAAGCATAATATGCCTCATTCAACGAAAACAGTCATGTCGAATGCACACAAAAGTAATAATATGATTTTGATAGCAGTTGCCTTGATAATCTTGTGTCTCGGATTTTGGTGGATTGATTTAAAATGCTGATGGTGCTTGGGTTCACGATTTTGCAGGTAATATCGGTTATTTTAATATCCTTCACGTTGAATTGATGACGCTATATAATGGTTTTTGTATGGCTTGTGAATTTGGCTTCAAAGACTTGATGTGTTATTCTGACTCCAACTCTATCATCAAGCTTATCTCAAAGTCTTTTAATGCCTTACATCACTATGTTGCAATTCTTCACAACATTAAAGAGTTTCTCTCTAGGgaataacaaattcaaatatttcataCTTTTAGGGAGGGGAAGACATTTATCGACTATCTAACAAAATAGAGTTGGTAATGATATGACATACTAGTCTTTTGCGGAACCTTATGTTAAAATCTCCACTCTCTTACTAGCAAATgatagtttgattttattttctagaTAATTTGGcttgcttttctttttcttttctcacttaaaaataaaaaaacatatattttgaTGTAaagttcttttaaaaaaaaagaattataattttaaaaaatagaggGAGTAAATGACGCATATTGTGGCtacattaacaaaaaaaaaaaaacaaatatttggtATAAGCTATTTGACTTATTCCATAAAATGTAAATAAGGAAGTAAAGTACGAAAAATATTCATAGTTTTGTTAATAAGATAATTACGCAACTATTTCGCACAAAATTCAGCTGATTAATAGCGCTTAGAACccctaaattttttaatattagttcaTTCGGGTTATTCATACCCTTGACTTTTAGTTTTGCGTCCATTCAGCCGTCGTCTTACTATCATCTCAACTGTATATACTAGTGAGTACTTAAtgcactttattttttatttttcataatatttactgtttttttggtttttttttttggatttgtaGTTCAGTTATGACTCAACCCAAGAATGCCAATTATGGTGACGACATTGATAGAATTAGTGAATTACCTGATAATGCGATTGATTGCATCATCGAAGGCTTGAATGTCCGAGACTTGGTTAGGACCAGTATTTTGTCTAGAAAGTGGAGGTATATGTGGGTTTCAGTCCCTCGACTTGAGTTTCGAGAAGACTTTGTTGGTAGATGCAAGGATTTCAATAACCCTGGCCATATGGCTTCTAGAATCATCACAGAAGTTCTTCTCCTCCACAATGCACCTATTAATAAGTTTATTCTTCAACTCCCCTTCAACTTCAAGATCGTATATGAACACCTAAATAAATGGATTCTGGTTGTGTCAAGGAACCATGTTAAATACATTGAGCTTGTGAACCATGTTAATTCCATGGATCTTGTGGACATTGTGAACCATGGAGTTAGGCCTATTCTCAATCGAATTCCATATCATCTCTTCTCTTGTCAGGAGCTGACTTATTTAAAATTGAGCGGATTTAACTTGACAATTCCCCTTAATTTCACCGGCTTTAAGAGTTTGCTGCACCTTCATTTAGAATCTATTACATTCGAGTTCGATGCACTTCATAGTCTTGTTTCGGGTTGCCCGCTACTTGAGAAGCTTTGCATTTTAAATTACTCAGGCTGTGAATGTTTTAATTTCTCCGCGCCTGCTCTCAAGGTCTTAAACATAGACTCTCACAATGCTGTCAAATCAATTTGTTTGGAGAAAACAACAAATATAATTGATCTTACACTTTTAATTTTTCGGGAAAACGAATCTTGTTTAATAAATTCTTTTCCGAAAGTCCAGAGGCTTACTCTCGGATTAGGTTACAAGGTTAGTCCGATGTTCtcatattttcattaaaatttttGGCATTTATTGTCATATATTCATAGCTTTGTCATCTGTATGTATGTATGCACAGATGCCGTATGCAGATATCATTCCTCTAACACAGCTGACAAACTTAAGGTTTCTGGATATCTTTGACatgaatttaaataaaagagaAGAACTTTTGTATCTTGTCAGAGTACTCAAAAGTGCTTCTAACCTTGTGGAACTTGTTCTACAGGTGACTATGATTATGAATACCCTATGCTTTCTTagcttgtgttttttttttattgtcgtttttgacatttttctttaataatttaGAGTTGTTACTACTATAATGAAGAGCCTGACCTAGCAGAGGAGTTAGAATGTAATGGTTGTTGCCTTAGTCAACTTAAGACGGTGAAGATCAAAGTTGGAACGAGCTTTAAAAATGAAATGAGTTTGATACGGTTCATACTTGCAAACTCCCCGTCGTTAAAGACTCTTACTTTTGACATTGGTTTTGGTTTCGAAGCATCAGATGCACCTATGTTGTTGAGCCTTTCACAAGACTTGTTATGGATGGAACGAGCATCAGAAAGAGCGCGAATTAAAATCATTCATTTGAAATAGGTGTTCTATTGTTAAATGTATTTGATTTTATGTTAACGTTGCTTTATTCTATAATTTCAATATTCTTTTTAAACCATAACTTTCTCCAAGAGATGAAATAGGTGATTATCTATGGTTACTTATTTTGTTGTGTGTATTTGTGAGTAGTTGGAATTTTGCTTTATTGAAGTTCTTTAAGTTGGTGATGAAATTTCAAATTGGTGTTGGCTTTGTAAAAAAATACCAATCACCATATGAATAATGACTCAAACTATGAACAACATTGTggcttctatttttatttttgtacaaACAGGTGCAAAGAATCTCTGAGATTTGGGTAATAGGGGTCAATAGATTTTAGCTGCGGTGTCTTGGGGAGTGAAAGATTTTCATAAACAGTGGGATAACAATTAGAATAAGAGTTGTGGAAAGCAAGTGGCCAAGTTGAATAATCGTCCTTAGAATAACAATAAAGGGGTCGTATCATTTTATGAATCCGAATTCAAGGAAGGATGAAAGTTGCTTGCTACTTTGAGCTTGGTATGAAGATCAGTATATGTTGCAAAttcaagacgttttgaaagagtATTTGCAATTTGAGTAGTGCTTGAAAGATGTTAGATCAACATCATTAGCTATAACTCTTTTCCTCACAAAGTGTATATCAATTTTAATGTGTTTTGTGTGCACGTGAAGAATTGGATTACGAGAAAGAAGTATAACATTCAAGCTGTCACATAAGAGTGTACTAGGTAAGAAAACAATGGTAGGTTCAATATATAAAGACTCTAATCATAGAGGTTCAAAAGTGATGTTTGACAAGACTCGATATTCAACCTCTATGCTAGACTTACCCACAAGGGTCTTCTTTTTGGAACTCCGTGAAACTAGTTTAGGATCAAAGTAATGCAAGATTGAAAACATGCCTTGCGATCTTTTGGATCGCTT includes these proteins:
- the LOC131618944 gene encoding F-box/FBD/LRR-repeat protein At1g13570-like, with amino-acid sequence MTQPKNANYGDDIDRISELPDNAIDCIIEGLNVRDLVRTSILSRKWRYMWVSVPRLEFREDFVGRCKDFNNPGHMASRIITEVLLLHNAPINKFILQLPFNFKIVYEHLNKWILVVSRNHVKYIELVNHVNSMDLVDIVNHGVRPILNRIPYHLFSCQELTYLKLSGFNLTIPLNFTGFKSLLHLHLESITFEFDALHSLVSGCPLLEKLCILNYSGCECFNFSAPALKVLNIDSHNAVKSICLEKTTNIIDLTLLIFRENESCLINSFPKVQRLTLGLGYKMPYADIIPLTQLTNLRFLDIFDMNLNKREELLYLVRVLKSASNLVELVLQSCYYYNEEPDLAEELECNGCCLSQLKTVKIKVGTSFKNEMSLIRFILANSPSLKTLTFDIGFGFEASDAPMLLSLSQDLLWMERASERARIKIIHLK